The DNA region taattcctTTTATCAGATCAATACATGTTCATATAGAGGCAGACTAAACAATGTGAGCAGACAGACATCATCATCTGCTACAATTTAATCATCTTTCGTGAAGTATGAGCGAGGAAGGGGACGTGAAAGAAAGCAGCATGGCCTATAAGGTGAATATGAAAATAACAATAAAGATTGTGAATGTTAATTGTAATCTTTGATTGTATTGTTGTTTGATTGCTACCATTCAAAAACTCTAGGATcgtttgtttgtcatcttataatcaaaactagagtttttttagttttattcttGGACCTCCCATTTTTTAGGCTTCTTAATGAAATAGTGATAAATTGTTTTCCAAACAAAATTGGGATGAAAAATTGAGTGTCTACAACAATGATTAAGTTATTTACTTGTTGATTTTAATGTTAATGTTCAATTGCCTATTGTTTTTATTGGGACAATAAGAAAGATATGCATATTATACAAAATTCAGTGTTTCATAAAACAACAGAAGACATTAACATTGATTTTCACATGAACTAGATAAAGTCTTGGTTTTGTCAACTCTCTCGAGGGCTTTGATTGACccttagattttattttttcaactaaaaTCTCTCTCTCCTGTCAAATTGCACAATTAAATAATCATATGAATTCTTTGATAATTTGAATCTGTCGGACAAATATGATTGAAACGTTAATAATCTTGCAACCAAAgagtttttgataagtttttaCGACATTGACATGATTATTAGCAcgaataaacattttaattacaCAAAAATCTCATTGTGaagtaaaaaaacaattttgttaaattattttattttgagcaAATTATTTGGGTAATCCTTTAATTTTCTCCATCACATTCTTTTaccattcaaattaatttttgaaacaaatcacctctcaaacattttctatatatattatataatatctttaatagttaattattatatttatatatatatatatataattattaaatcacttatataccttatatattattttttatatttttatatataattattaaatatctttcatatatatataaataaataaaggcaAATTATTTGGGTGACTTTCCAACTACTCACTTACTTTTAAgcactcaaattatttattaaaatattatatatataaatataaaaaataatgattaaagataatatatataaattatttttaaactttattatattgatatagataaaaataaataatatatataaatattttatcaatatataaatattttatcaatatataaaagagatttaataattatataaatataaaaattaataataaaaaatatatcatcatttttaatatacataaacttttataaaaaaagaataaagatattatatatataagagatttaataattatatatatatatataaatgattaaagataatatatataaaataatattttatgccgttatgtaaaaaaaaaattgaaataaaggTCATTGATGACCTTTTAAAAATTGAagacgatttattttaaaaaataatttgagggtgGGAAGTAAgctatttagattaaataaaaagaggTGAGAGAGAATAACATCAATGTTATCCACTCAGATAATGCATATATctacaaagaaaaagaaatcaaTAAATGATGAGGGTAATGCTTTACTTTTGTGTATAAGTGTCATTTTATGAGtgaaatatatacaatttctGTATGAGTAGCATTGTAATAATCGTGAATAACGTACTAGTAGTAGCgctgaaaaataataattttttctctcttctcacattttttccttttttccgTCAATTGCGTGATGTCAcgtcattttctctctcaatttCCCTTTTCATATGACTcttctaaattaatataataaatttgtattatttttaacaaaagtaacataatttagttggttaaatgtaGGGGCGAATCTACGTAGGGACTTGAGTCTACTCggaattttgtttttatgataataataataatgtgatattactcctaatttttaaaaaatttaatataattcattgattgcttatctaataattaaaaattggtaaaatttatatttatccaaaattttatcgatacttttttttatttattaattttttttaagcttACCCAACTTTAAGTTAAGGATTCGTAAATCTTCTAAAAAAACtctattttaatcaaatatttccGAGGTGGAAGAGACACGGGCTAGCATGAATAAAATTACTGATTTACCAAATGAGATTTGCTTATtcacaagttttttttataagaactTATTTGAATGACGTGTGGACTGATCACATCATTTTCACatcaatgattaaaaaaatgataaaatgtgagaaaaaagaagaatgagaaaatTTCGAACAATTCTATTATGCACATATTCTTTCTCATTCTCTTTTCCAAATTCAATCTTTATTTCTCACTAATTTTGTATTCATCAACAAACAATGATAAGCAAATATTATATAGCAATGTAGcctttatataataaattaagttagtttaaaagaatcaataattcatattagttttaaaatttgaacttaaatAAGGTTACTCTGGGAAACTTCAAAATAGCGAGATAAGTAGTACATTATCATCTCTGCTATGTACATGTTCTAcctttaagatttttttattaccatCCTAGTTTGATTTCGGAAATTTCTCATGAGATACTGTTTAtaccatattaaaaaaataataaacaaacataataataaaattttatataatatatattttaatatattaaaaaatcgtATTATTATAcagaaataaacttaattttttaaaatttattttaaatttttatttttttataaaatacgaaaaataaataaataaataaataaattgataatattatatatttaatgaggagggatagagggagggaatttagtgagggaatgacgtgtcatcaccttcattggttggaaaatgtaaaagtcgaaggaaagagataaaagagagaaatcattccctcaccaaattccctcaccaaattccctcacctaatcatttctcatatttaattatgtttaatattgTTAAGTCAAAATCGAAATAAAATCAGGATAAAGTCGGAGCTGACGACACAAATATTATCTAAGTTTCATCTCACTCAACTACCAATCAAACCGGAGAAAAATCGCCCATAacgaaaacaaattataattattcttaatattaatacaATACTTGTTTATACATTCAAATTAGTAATAGAAAGAGATAGTTTATTTGAGGACATAAATATTATGTTCATTCCATCTCAATCAACTATaaacaataaaagaaaaatcactCTAAACAATACAATTCAAAACGAAagatgaattataattataattattcttaatattaatacaCTCCTGGTCATGCATATTCAAATTAGTAATAGAAAGAGATCAttctattttgaattatttgaatattcaaTGCACTCCAAACATATTTCATTTTctctcattaattaatatttcacttaatttattacttaaaatattaaaatattaaaatattttttattttaaattattatttattattttattattatatatcaatactttttaattaattttactaaaaatatttttatctcctcaaaatcatcaccaaatattatttattttctcactttaatttattataataaatccaataaaaaattccataatttgttttaaaaaataattttaaattcaaaacagCTGTACATATTAAGATCATGTTTTCTttgagtttttataaaaattaaaccaaattaatttttttaattaatcactcattacattaaccaaaatattaaaataccctatattttattttatttttatttttttatataaatcaatagtttttaagtttttattatcaaaaataattatcacttccttcaaatcatcaaaaatcattaattttatcctttctaaattttttaaaaaaccctaattcaaacaaggcctaatactattattttttttgtttaacgAGTACAAGGATGATTGTTAAGTTAGAtaatatagaagaaaaaaaaagagaaaagggCCCACAAATGAAACAGACTTGACTTTGCTCCAAAAAAGACTACCGTTAAACTTTTGTCGGAAAAAACATAGAATATATTGGTTTGtcggattattattattatttttaatttaattataattaaatattatttcattctatattttattatttatattatttaatttattaattaaaaaaaaaattattttatcacaataaattaatataattttgagttcttttataaaaaaaaatcaaattatcaaaaattaacattttttaaataaattaaaatttatttaaataaacaaccAAATGTGATGAATATGATGCAACAGTGCCTGATAGTGATAAGAATATGACACGTGCCtaatattattagaaaatatgtgttaatattattgataatcctctcataacaaataaaatatcatttcttaaacccactatatattaatttagatttataatatctaaaacaacacaatttaattatatttatttttttaaaactctaattttaagtatttttaaataaaaatgttatttttaataagtcaTAGAAAAGTTTTGAAGTTCACTATCATGAAAAGCTAGccaaaaaaatgagaattttgaAGCCAATATACCTAATTCTTCTCTAATTATACAGAAAATCAATTGTagaccaaaaaatatatattccaaCTAAAAGTTTTCCTAGTCaagattaattttttgaaaagataCAATTAGATTAGAGGTCTCTTATCAAATTTAAACATATTCTAACTCTCTAAGCTCTcttattaagttaaaattaaagaatCATATGAATTATTGATAGTTTGTACAATTTTGGTGTTTTCCCTACTAAGATCTATCTAACTTCctctattataaaaaaaaatcaccaatcaaattaaaattaaataataatattaatattaataatttgatatttcatactcaatgaaataaatatgattGAATGTTCATGATTTTACCAACAAAATCACAAGagtttttataacttttataactATGTTGATATGATTATTAGCACAAAGGACCATTTCAACTAATTAGAGTAGAAAAAATACAACTTTACTAGAACATTTTATTTCTAATGGCCAAATTTTATGTTCAGTTGAGACCATAACCAAAAGTTccaattcttaattatatttaattagttgtaaagaaattaataaatagaaaaattaaatgcttgatctatttttatatttaatttaaaatttaacaataagGTATTAGCATAAGTttttccaaacaaatatttaaaaaatataattaatcatttttaaaaacaaaaataaactaaattttaatactatatttcaaataaattattagtggTAGGTATGAACATGgactaaatttgttttaaatatattgacttttacagataaaaataaaacgttacaaacaaaaaaataaaaattctcgaGAATTGCGCATTGCATGTTGAATGTAACCAATTGCAAAGAGGGTAGTtcaatagataattaattaatatgtttagcATCCTATCGACGCGTGTGATAAACTTACTTACTCAATTGAgatatatatttgtaatctataaacaatattttaatccgATATTTCGGAAGTGAAGAGACACGTGCTGATTAACATTAATAAAGAGATTGCTAGAGCCTAGATCAGTGATTTACCAAATCTCATGAAGAGAttttgttaattagagtttgaAGATTATAGAACGTATTTGAATGACGAGTGGGCAACATGCACTTAAAAGTTTTTGATAAATCAATATactaattgattaatattaataaagagatAAGTGATTTACCAAATCTCATGAAGAGATTTTGTTAATTAGAGTTCAAAGATTATAGAACGTTTTTGAACGACGAGTGGCCAACATGCACTTAAAAGTTTTTGATAAATCAATATTGGATTAAAGATAAGCTAATATTAGATAGTGAAGTTAATTGTGAAATTGACTAATCCTATAAGATAACTAAAAGTTCTATGTAAAATGTTGTGTTTAACTTTGTTTATACTTTATTAAGTGTTTATTAATGAAGGAATTAactagaatatatttttttttaaacaaatggtGTGTGtgaacatataatattttattgacttGAAAAGATATGGAAATAAGGAGAAAAGAGGAGGACTGGTGAAAAGAAACTTTGTAtttttcctcttttcttttGCATTTAATTAATCTCTATCTCCATTTTTATACTAGCAATCTCCTttctatttctctctctatatttgCCCTATATATAAAGATCATCTACACCACCGATTACATACATAACTCATACTGTTTCTCTCTCTAGTTTATGAAGAAGACATTGATATGAGTTCTTCAAACAATCATAATCCTCTTCATCTCTTTCATGATGATGATTTCCAACCATTTGATGTTCAGTATTCGATGCCGTTGAATGTTGTTCTTCCTCCCTTCGGTGGTGGTACTATGATTCAATCCTCAATCTCATCCTCGTCCTCCGCCGCCGCCGGCGGCAGCAACTTCCTTATGTAAGCTATTTTTACTtgtaattaatcaatttatcatCCTTACActaattctatttatttatatatatataagcaggAAAGAACAAACTGGAGGAGGAAGCTATGATCTGAGTGATCTAGATGATCACGGCCTTTTTCATTACTTGGATCATGATCAAGTACATGCAAACCCTAATTCCTCTAGGCAAATCATTCCTCATGCTAACAATCGTATGTTCTCTCTCTTAGATTTGATTGATTTTACTTGGGTTTTTCTTTGTTTATGAGAAAGTTTAATTTGTTCTTTCTTTATGTATGCAGAGATCATGAATACTTCAGatcagatgatgatgatgatgcctCCATCCCTAAACATTTCCCCATCTTCTCATATGTATGATCAATTAGTGGATCCACCCTCAAACATGGATAATATGGTATgtgaacaattaattaattttcattaataagattagttagttaattagtggtttaatcatattatttaattacttatgtAAATGCATGggggttttgtttattttgatgtGATTTGTTAAGATAAATGATGGGTTAGTTTCTCCTGCAACCACTGGTTCAAACCCCCAAACTGATTCTTCTTCCCTTGATCAATCACCAACAAAATCTAAGTCTGTCATCAAggtatatataattcatttatttatttatttatttatttaatgatctGTAATTAATTGATTAGTTAAACATTATCTATTCTtcttcatatataatatattattaatggctgcatgcatatatatatatatatatatatatatacccctTCTTCATGAATGAATCATTGTCAATAGAAACAAAGCAATCAGAAAGCAGGACCATCTCTTAGATCAGAGAAGGAATCTCTAGAACCCAAggtgattaattaattactgTCACAAATTATATCTATGTATATATGCATGTTGAATTTGATCTAgagaaataaattttgatttatttttatgtgtAGGTATTGAGAAGACTTGCTCAAAACAGAGAGGCAGCAAGAAAAAGCAGGCTTAAGAAAAaggttaatttaattaattactaatcaAATGATTAccactttataaattaattactaaacttaattcattttaaattacaGGTTTATGTTCAGCAGCTAGAATCTAGTAGAGTTAAGCTTACTCAGCTTGAACAAGAATTACAAAGGGTAATTAATTAAGACCTCATAtatattctctctctctctctctctaatcaatacataataattaattaacccTAATTATTGTAGGGTTTATCTCAGGGAGGAGTTGGTGACCAAGCTGGTAATAATACTCTTTTTGGCAAGAATATTAACCCACGTAAGTTACAATTAGtaactaattaattagatatattatattataatttataactagcTAGCTAGTTGAAAACCtgataatattgtttgtttCATATCtcttatatattgaattaataaaaagatgGTGGAGTCTTCAATATGGAATATGCGAGGTGGTTGCATGAGCAGAACCGTCTTGTCGCTGAAGTTAAAGCTTTTATCAAGCAAGACAATGATAATGTTATACCTGATCAAAAACAGATGAGGATGGTTCTTGACAAATGCATGTTACACTATGAAGCATTACTTAGCCTCAAAGATGCcatgatcaaatttgatgtctTTCATTTGATTTCTGGGGCTTGGAAATTCCCCACAGAAAGATCTTACATGTGGATTGGAGGTTTTCGTCCTTCTCATCTCATCAAGGTATGTATTATATATccataaatttgattttttctcATCGAGATACCATATTTATATGTGAATTTTTGGTTATACAAGGTGATAATAAACTATAACATGGAGCCATTTTGGGATCAACCAATATTGGGAATATATGAGTTGCAACAAATGACACAAAAATCCGAGCAAACTCTTAGTACCAGTTATGAAATGTTCAATCTATCGTTGTCGGATACAATTGGAATGAATTCTACTAACAACATGACCTTGGCCATCAACAAGCTGAGCACCATTGAAGACTTTGTAAGACAGGTATGATCGATCTATCTATCTATTTATCGatgaattttcatttataactaTCTTCATGCATATCTTAACACGATTTGATCATTTGATAGGCTGAACTCCTGAGAAAACAAACAATCAACCGTCTTTACAACTTGTTGACGACTCATCAGGCTGCAAGATGCTTTGTTGCCATTCATGATTATTTTAATCGACTTCGTGCTCTTGGCTCTAT from Impatiens glandulifera chromosome 5, dImpGla2.1, whole genome shotgun sequence includes:
- the LOC124939532 gene encoding transcription factor TGA2-like — translated: MSSSNNHNPLHLFHDDDFQPFDVQYSMPLNVVLPPFGGGTMIQSSISSSSSAAAGGSNFLMKEQTGGGSYDLSDLDDHGLFHYLDHDQVHANPNSSRQIIPHANNQIMNTSDQMMMMMPPSLNISPSSHMYDQLVDPPSNMDNMINDGLVSPATTGSNPQTDSSSLDQSPTKSKSVIKKQSNQKAGPSLRSEKESLEPKVLRRLAQNREAARKSRLKKKVYVQQLESSRVKLTQLEQELQRGLSQGGVGDQAGNNTLFGKNINPHGGVFNMEYARWLHEQNRLVAEVKAFIKQDNDNVIPDQKQMRMVLDKCMLHYEALLSLKDAMIKFDVFHLISGAWKFPTERSYMWIGGFRPSHLIKVIINYNMEPFWDQPILGIYELQQMTQKSEQTLSTSYEMFNLSLSDTIGMNSTNNMTLAINKLSTIEDFVRQAELLRKQTINRLYNLLTTHQAARCFVAIHDYFNRLRALGSIWMTCPRTNNVAK